One window from the genome of Streptomyces sp. NBC_00287 encodes:
- the trpS gene encoding tryptophan--tRNA ligase — protein sequence MASDRPRVLSGIQPTAGSFHLGNYLGAVRQWVALQETHDAFYMVVDLHAITVPQDPAELRANTRLAAAQLLAAGLDPERCTLFVQSHVPEHAQLAWVMNCLTGFGEASRMTQFKDKSAKQGADRASVGLFTYPVLQVADILLYQANEVPVGEDQRQHIELTRDLAERFNGRFGATFTVPKPYILKETAKIYDLQEPSIKMSKSASTPKGLINLLDDPKATAKKVKSAVTDTDTVIRYDAENKPGVSNLLTIYSTLTGAGIAELEQKYDGKGYGALKTDLAEVMVEFVTPFRERTQQYLDDPETLDSILAKGAEKARAVAAETLAQAYDRVGFLPAKH from the coding sequence ATGGCCTCTGATCGTCCCCGCGTGCTCTCCGGAATCCAGCCCACCGCAGGCTCGTTCCACCTCGGCAACTACCTCGGCGCCGTCCGTCAGTGGGTGGCCCTGCAGGAGACCCACGACGCGTTCTACATGGTCGTAGACCTGCACGCGATCACGGTCCCGCAGGATCCCGCGGAGCTGCGCGCGAACACCCGGCTGGCCGCCGCCCAGCTCCTCGCGGCCGGTCTCGATCCCGAGCGCTGCACGCTCTTCGTCCAGAGCCATGTTCCCGAGCACGCCCAGCTCGCCTGGGTCATGAACTGCCTCACCGGCTTCGGCGAGGCCTCCCGCATGACCCAGTTCAAGGACAAGTCCGCCAAGCAGGGCGCGGACCGGGCCTCCGTCGGCCTGTTCACGTACCCGGTCCTCCAGGTCGCCGACATCCTGCTCTACCAGGCCAACGAGGTCCCGGTCGGCGAGGACCAGCGCCAGCACATCGAGCTGACCCGCGACCTCGCCGAGCGGTTCAACGGCCGGTTCGGCGCGACCTTCACGGTCCCCAAGCCGTACATCCTCAAAGAGACGGCGAAGATCTACGACCTTCAGGAGCCGTCGATCAAGATGAGCAAGTCGGCGTCCACGCCGAAGGGCCTGATCAACCTCCTCGACGACCCGAAGGCCACCGCGAAGAAGGTCAAGAGCGCGGTCACCGACACCGACACCGTCATCCGCTACGACGCCGAGAACAAGCCGGGCGTCAGCAACCTGCTCACGATCTACTCGACCCTCACGGGCGCGGGAATCGCGGAACTGGAGCAGAAGTACGACGGCAAGGGCTACGGTGCGCTCAAGACGGACCTCGCCGAGGTCATGGTCGAGTTCGTGACGCCGTTCCGGGAGCGGACCCAGCAGTATCTGGACGACCCGGAGACGCTCGACTCGATCCTGGCCAAGGGCGCGGAGAAGGCGCGTGCCGTCGCCGCGGAGACGCTGGCGCAGGCCTACGACAGGGTCGGCTTCCTGCCCGCCAAGCACTGA
- a CDS encoding decaprenylphospho-beta-D-erythro-pentofuranosid-2-ulose 2-reductase, protein MKDAFGLPQSLLVLGGTSEIAMATARRLIARRTRTVWLAGRPTPALEESAEQLRALGAQVYTVAFDALDTESHEWVLGKIFAEGDIDLVLLAFGILGDQAHDEREPLAAVRVAQTNYTGAVSAGLICARALQTQGHGSLVVLSSVAGERARRANFIYGSSKAGLDAFAQGLGDALHGTGAHVMVVRPGFVRSKMTAGLEEAPLATTPEAVATAIELGLRRRAETVWVPGALRLVMSTLRHMPRALFRRLPV, encoded by the coding sequence ATGAAGGACGCCTTCGGCCTCCCCCAGTCCCTGCTCGTCCTCGGTGGCACGTCCGAGATCGCGATGGCCACCGCCCGCCGGCTGATCGCCCGGCGCACCCGTACGGTGTGGCTGGCGGGGCGTCCGACGCCCGCCCTGGAGGAGTCGGCCGAGCAACTGCGCGCCCTGGGCGCCCAGGTGTATACCGTCGCCTTCGACGCGCTCGACACCGAGTCCCACGAGTGGGTGCTCGGCAAGATCTTCGCCGAGGGCGACATCGACCTCGTCCTGCTGGCGTTCGGCATCCTCGGTGATCAAGCCCACGACGAACGCGAGCCGTTGGCCGCGGTGCGCGTGGCCCAGACGAACTACACCGGCGCGGTCTCGGCGGGCCTGATCTGCGCCCGTGCCCTCCAGACCCAGGGCCACGGCTCCTTGGTCGTCCTGTCCTCGGTGGCCGGCGAACGCGCCCGCCGCGCCAACTTCATCTACGGCTCCAGCAAGGCAGGCCTGGACGCCTTCGCCCAGGGCCTCGGCGACGCCCTCCACGGCACGGGCGCCCACGTCATGGTCGTACGCCCTGGCTTCGTACGCTCCAAGATGACGGCCGGCCTCGAGGAAGCACCCCTGGCGACAACTCCGGAGGCCGTGGCGACGGCGATCGAACTGGGGTTGAGGCGCCGCGCGGAGACGGTGTGGGTACCGGGTGCGCTGCGGTTGGTGATGTCGACGCTGCGGCACATGCCCAGGGCGCTGTTCCGACGGCTGCCGGTCTAA
- a CDS encoding GtrA family protein, with translation MSPRAWGGRSPNTPPPAHRSPHTPPSPHRRELLGFAAVGLLAYAVDTAVFVALRGPAGLDPLTAKVLSFVAGCSVAYAGNALGTYRHTRPRGLRPYAAFFAVNVAGAAVQLLCLTVSHYGLGLTSPRADLVSGAGVGMALATVLRFWGTRTWVFRSEGRVGSWTG, from the coding sequence GTGAGCCCGCGCGCGTGGGGAGGCCGTTCGCCGAACACGCCCCCTCCAGCGCACCGCTCGCCGCACACGCCCCCCTCGCCGCACCGCCGTGAACTGCTCGGCTTCGCCGCCGTCGGCCTGCTCGCCTACGCCGTCGACACCGCCGTCTTCGTCGCCCTGCGCGGCCCCGCCGGGCTGGACCCGCTCACCGCCAAGGTGCTCTCCTTCGTCGCCGGCTGCTCGGTGGCCTACGCGGGCAACGCGCTCGGCACCTATCGGCACACCCGCCCGCGGGGCCTGCGCCCCTACGCCGCCTTCTTCGCGGTGAACGTCGCCGGGGCCGCCGTACAACTGCTCTGCCTGACCGTCAGCCACTACGGCCTCGGGCTCACCTCCCCGCGCGCGGATCTCGTCTCGGGCGCCGGAGTGGGCATGGCTCTGGCGACTGTCCTGCGGTTCTGGGGAACCCGGACATGGGT
- a CDS encoding FAD-binding oxidoreductase, producing the protein MPADTVSVTGWGRTAPTAARLIRPRTYEEAAAAVRACGARGGIPRGLGRAYGDAAQNAGGAVIDMTGLDRVHAIDADDGTVLCDAGISLHRLMEVLLPLGWFVPVTPGTRQVTVGGAIGADIHGKNHHVSGSFSRHVRSLELLTADGEIHTVSRGTPLFDATAGGMGLTGVILTATLQLLPVETSLMSVDTERATDLDDLMARLTATDHRYRYSVAWIDLLARGGATGRAILTRGDHAPLEALREGTRARRDPLAFRPSQLPSPPALFPEGLLTRRTVALFNELWYRKAPRACTGELQRISTFFHPLDGVPHWNRVYGRGGFVQYQFVVGYGQEDALRRIVQRISEHRCPSFLAVLKRFGDADPGWLSFPLPGWTLALDIPAGLPGLGAFLDELDEEVATAGGRVYLAKDSRLRPELLTAMYPRVADFRALRGEADPRGVFTSDLSRRLGL; encoded by the coding sequence ATGCCTGCCGACACCGTTTCCGTCACGGGATGGGGCCGCACCGCTCCCACCGCCGCCCGTCTGATCCGTCCACGGACGTACGAGGAGGCCGCGGCAGCCGTCCGCGCGTGCGGGGCCCGGGGCGGCATCCCCAGAGGCCTGGGGCGGGCGTACGGGGACGCGGCGCAGAACGCGGGCGGGGCCGTGATCGACATGACGGGCCTGGACCGGGTGCACGCCATCGACGCCGACGACGGCACCGTCCTGTGCGACGCGGGCATCTCCCTGCACCGTCTGATGGAGGTGCTGCTGCCGCTCGGCTGGTTCGTGCCGGTGACGCCCGGCACGCGTCAGGTGACCGTCGGCGGCGCGATCGGCGCGGACATCCACGGCAAGAACCACCATGTGTCCGGCTCCTTCTCCCGGCATGTCCGCTCCCTCGAACTGCTCACGGCGGACGGCGAGATCCACACCGTCAGCCGCGGCACCCCCCTGTTCGACGCGACCGCGGGCGGCATGGGTCTGACGGGCGTGATCCTGACGGCCACCCTCCAATTGCTGCCGGTCGAGACCTCGCTGATGTCGGTCGACACCGAACGCGCGACGGACCTCGACGACCTCATGGCCCGCCTCACCGCCACCGATCACCGCTACCGCTACTCGGTGGCCTGGATCGACCTCCTGGCCCGCGGCGGCGCCACCGGCCGCGCGATCCTGACCCGCGGCGACCACGCCCCACTCGAGGCCCTGCGCGAAGGCACACGCGCGCGTAGGGACCCGCTCGCCTTCCGTCCCTCCCAACTGCCGTCCCCGCCCGCCCTCTTCCCCGAGGGTCTGCTCACCCGCCGCACGGTCGCCCTGTTCAACGAACTCTGGTACCGCAAGGCCCCACGCGCGTGTACCGGCGAACTCCAGCGGATCTCCACGTTCTTCCACCCCCTCGACGGCGTCCCGCACTGGAACCGCGTCTACGGCCGCGGCGGCTTCGTGCAGTACCAGTTCGTCGTCGGGTACGGCCAGGAAGACGCCCTGCGCCGGATCGTGCAGCGCATCTCGGAGCACCGGTGCCCGTCCTTCCTGGCCGTCCTCAAGCGTTTCGGGGATGCCGATCCCGGCTGGCTGTCCTTCCCGCTCCCGGGCTGGACGCTGGCCCTGGACATCCCGGCCGGCCTCCCCGGCCTCGGCGCCTTCCTCGACGAACTGGACGAGGAGGTGGCCACGGCCGGCGGCCGCGTCTATCTCGCCAAGGACTCCCGGCTGCGCCCGGAGCTCCTCACCGCGATGTACCCGCGCGTGGCCGACTTCCGCGCCCTGCGCGGCGAGGCGGACCCGCGCGGGGTCTTCACCTCGGACCTCTCCCGCCGTCTCGGTCTCTAG
- a CDS encoding 2'-5' RNA ligase family protein, with protein sequence MGTVTIGVSIAVPEPHGSLLQERRAGFGDAAAHGIPTHVTLLPPTEVDASLLQAIETHLVEVAASGRPFPMRLSGTGTFRPLSPVVFVQVVEGAAACSWLQKRVRDASGPVARELQFPYHPHVTVAHGIDEAAMDRAFEELADYEAEWPCTGFALYEQGADGVWRKLREFAFGGAVVPPQASHVERGSIPAS encoded by the coding sequence GTGGGGACCGTAACGATCGGCGTGTCGATCGCGGTCCCGGAGCCTCACGGCAGCCTGCTCCAGGAGCGGCGCGCGGGCTTCGGCGACGCCGCGGCTCACGGCATCCCCACGCATGTCACGCTGCTGCCGCCGACAGAGGTGGACGCCTCGCTGTTGCAGGCGATCGAGACGCACCTCGTCGAGGTCGCCGCCTCGGGGCGGCCGTTCCCCATGCGGCTGTCCGGCACGGGGACCTTCCGGCCCCTGTCGCCGGTCGTCTTCGTCCAGGTCGTCGAGGGGGCGGCGGCCTGTTCGTGGCTGCAGAAGCGGGTGCGGGACGCGTCCGGTCCTGTCGCGCGTGAACTGCAGTTCCCGTACCACCCGCATGTGACGGTCGCGCACGGTATCGACGAGGCGGCGATGGACCGCGCGTTCGAGGAACTCGCCGACTACGAGGCCGAGTGGCCCTGCACCGGGTTCGCGCTCTACGAGCAGGGCGCGGACGGCGTGTGGCGGAAGCTGCGGGAGTTCGCCTTCGGCGGGGCGGTGGTGCCGCCGCAGGCCAGTCACGTCGAACGTGGATCGATCCCGGCGAGTTAG
- a CDS encoding decaprenyl-phosphate phosphoribosyltransferase: MTETAPLTGTARGTGEPALLEQRTPPRTGTPPPDRGLLRGLLRTARPKQWVKNVLVVAAPAAAGQLFTARALTQLALVFALFTACAAAVYLINDARDAEADRAHPTKRHRPVAAGQVPVPVAYAVGGALAVLAPAVAAWLSEPLVAALLTAYLGMQLAYCVSLKHVLVVDLAVVTTGFLMRAMVGGLALGIPLSRWFLITTGFGALFMVSAKRYSEAVQMAGKAGATRALLTEYTTGYLRFVWQLAAGVAVLGYCLWALEEGGVPHTSVLPWRQLSMVAFILAILRYAVFADRGTAGEPEDVVLGDRALALIALVWMAMYGLAVANW; the protein is encoded by the coding sequence ATGACTGAGACCGCGCCACTCACCGGCACCGCGCGCGGCACCGGAGAACCCGCGCTCCTGGAACAGCGCACGCCCCCGCGGACCGGCACCCCGCCCCCCGACCGCGGCCTCCTGCGCGGCCTGCTCAGGACCGCCCGCCCCAAGCAGTGGGTCAAGAACGTCCTCGTCGTGGCGGCCCCCGCGGCCGCGGGACAGCTCTTCACCGCCCGCGCCCTCACCCAACTCGCCCTCGTCTTCGCCCTCTTCACCGCCTGCGCCGCCGCCGTCTACCTGATCAACGACGCCCGCGACGCCGAGGCCGACCGCGCCCACCCCACCAAACGGCATCGCCCGGTCGCCGCGGGACAGGTCCCCGTACCGGTCGCCTACGCAGTCGGCGGCGCCCTCGCCGTCCTCGCGCCGGCCGTCGCCGCATGGCTGAGCGAGCCCCTCGTCGCCGCCCTGCTCACCGCCTACCTGGGCATGCAACTGGCGTACTGCGTCAGCCTCAAGCACGTCCTCGTCGTCGACCTCGCCGTCGTCACGACCGGCTTCCTGATGCGGGCCATGGTCGGCGGGCTCGCCCTCGGTATCCCGCTCTCACGCTGGTTCCTGATCACGACGGGCTTCGGCGCACTGTTCATGGTGTCGGCCAAGCGCTACTCCGAAGCCGTGCAGATGGCCGGAAAAGCGGGCGCCACGCGCGCGTTGCTCACCGAGTACACCACCGGCTATCTCCGCTTCGTCTGGCAGCTCGCGGCCGGGGTCGCCGTCCTCGGGTACTGCCTGTGGGCGCTGGAGGAGGGCGGCGTCCCGCACACCAGCGTGCTGCCCTGGCGGCAGTTGTCCATGGTCGCGTTCATCCTCGCGATCCTCAGGTACGCCGTCTTCGCCGACCGCGGCACGGCGGGCGAACCCGAGGACGTCGTGCTGGGGGACCGCGCCCTCGCCCTGATCGCCCTCGTCTGGATGGCCATGTACGGCCTGGCGGTGGCCAATTGGTGA
- a CDS encoding phosphatase PAP2 family protein — MDHLDHRILSALRMYGCDPRVAGAARALSWAGEHGAVWLAAGLAGAAVDGARRGAWLRGTALTAGAHLVSMGVKRVVRRPRPAHIDPLVHTAGRHSFPSSHAASATAAAVAFGMLGARGRLGAHAALTATRAALPPLATAMCLSRLIVGVHYPSDVAAGAALGALTARAGARWMRGGAHD; from the coding sequence ATGGACCACCTGGACCACCGAATCCTTTCGGCGCTGCGTATGTACGGCTGCGACCCGCGCGTCGCCGGCGCCGCGCGCGCCCTGTCCTGGGCCGGCGAGCACGGTGCCGTGTGGCTGGCGGCGGGCCTCGCGGGAGCCGCCGTGGACGGTGCTCGGCGCGGCGCGTGGTTGCGCGGAACCGCGCTCACCGCGGGCGCGCACCTCGTCAGCATGGGTGTGAAAAGGGTGGTGCGCCGCCCCCGCCCCGCGCACATCGACCCCCTCGTACACACCGCGGGCCGCCACTCCTTCCCCAGCTCGCACGCGGCCTCCGCCACGGCAGCCGCGGTCGCCTTCGGCATGCTGGGAGCGCGCGGCAGACTCGGGGCACACGCAGCCCTCACCGCAACCCGCGCCGCCCTCCCACCCCTCGCCACCGCCATGTGCCTCTCCCGCCTGATCGTCGGCGTCCACTACCCCTCCGACGTAGCGGCAGGCGCGGCCCTGGGGGCGCTCACGGCGCGTGCAGGTGCGCGCTGGATGAGAGGCGGCGCACATGACTGA